ttttaagctcgcgttcatttgcaactatgtttttattttgaataaagtgTCAAATATTTACCAACACACAAAAATGATCTATATCCATGATGGCGTattgagaaaaacgcgtttgaaaaaaatacaacctatttcaaatcgctaattaaaaataacttgaaatttttgatttttatgaaagacaaacgatttttagaagcatcctGTATATGttggaatagaggaatatcaattttcatgaaaaaataacgcgctatcgtagatagaacctacttCACCTAAcattttgtctaacctgtttatacaccctttgctattttcttatttttagctgaagttacaagctcgcattcatttgtaactatgtttttatgttgaatgaagagttaaattgattattttgagtttgttggcggagtagtagcgaaaaatggtttcggagtaaagggtgtatatccaTTTAATGGCAGTTCTGGTTTAGGAATatttatagatcctttactcaaattgagtttttaatgtaacggaatattattttctcaaaagggttttaccATTAAGTAGTGCAAGTGTTGGCCTATCGcgaggtactgaaaatggtttttgtttacttttggagatagatccttttcacgtgttggtacagatataaAGAAATAGCCAAGGTTGGTTTAAAACTAACAGTTTTGTAGCGTAATGTATGGCTGTCATTTTGCGTCAAATAAGTACAATCAGGGTTCCCAGGTTATTCATTTGTTCAGCAACGTgcattgaaatttcaactgcAGGATAAAACATGGATTGATTGATTAATTGGATAATAAATTCGATCTTTTGATAAGAATTTTTAATGTATAGAAATTTATTCATCACAAGAAGCTGAGTTGAAAATTGAATCGCATTAAAACTCCGTAGTGAAATCCATCAATTcataaactaattgaaaaacaagataagcaaataaaatgaaaaattacgtTCATAGAACAGAAAAATACTCAATAAATTTTCTGTATTTGCGATAAAAcaaattcgttgaaaaatatcaaaaatatctaaGAAAGCAATCACAAACATTCCATCTGGCATCCTTGCACATACTTGACgtgttttattttggatttcgCAAAAATCCGATCAGTTTTTCAGTGACTTCTAGAAAAGTCGGGTCTGCGTCTGGCGTGCGGAGTGTCAATTTTGGTGGTAGGAAATAAAGATTGTGCAATTTTGCCGAAAAACGCAACTTAGCGAATTCAGTTCATTTGTTAACGTTTGTTCTGCTGAATATATTCGATTCCGGCGCAATGTCTGAGAGCGACTGGGATACGGTGACCGTATTGCGTAAAAAGGCCCCGAAAGCTTCCACCCTGAAGACGGAAACTGCTGTCAATCAGGCTCGTCGGCAGGGAATTCCGGTGGAAACTGTCCAAAAGTGTAAGTTTTCCTGAAAGACCGAAATCATAACGGTGGTAATTGTACCacgggcatacaaaaacacgaGGTTAggggtgaatgaaaaaaaaatcctatttcgCCATGTTGAATTTTCTACATGGGgctcggagaaaaaaaaatcaacaaacatgGTACCTAGTCGTCAAAAGCTCAAAACATTTAAGCCCAATTGCAGGAATTTTACCGAAAATGGAAAGATAACTCATGTgtggcttttttattttttttcgttatggcTTCAGATAATGCCGGGACCAACAAGCAGCATGCCGCCGTCAAAAACACCTCTAAGCTGGACCGGGAAAGCGAAGAGCTGAAGCATAAGACGGTTTCGCACGATGTGTCCAAGCTGATCATGCAGGGCCGCCAAGCCAAGGGGCTGAGTCAAAAGGATCTGGCCACGGTGAGTTCTGGAGATTGTAAACTTGGATGGCAAAGAATCGTCGTATTTCATCATTCTATG
This sequence is a window from Uranotaenia lowii strain MFRU-FL chromosome 3, ASM2978415v1, whole genome shotgun sequence. Protein-coding genes within it:
- the LOC129755229 gene encoding endothelial differentiation-related factor 1 homolog isoform X1 → MSESDWDTVTVLRKKAPKASTLKTETAVNQARRQGIPVETVQKYNAGTNKQHAAVKNTSKLDRESEELKHKTVSHDVSKLIMQGRQAKGLSQKDLATKICEKPQIVNDYEAGRGIPNNLILGKIERVIGIKLRGKEIGTPFAPPGKK
- the LOC129755229 gene encoding endothelial differentiation-related factor 1 isoform X2, translated to MSESDWDTVTVLRKKAPKASTLKTETAVNQARRQGIPVETVQKYNAGTNKQHAAVKNTSKLDRESEELKHKTVSHDVSKLIMQGRQAKGLSQKDLATKICEKPQIVNDYEAGRGIPNNLILGKIERVIGIKLRGKEIGTPFAPPGAK